One Desmodus rotundus isolate HL8 chromosome 4, HLdesRot8A.1, whole genome shotgun sequence DNA segment encodes these proteins:
- the APBB2 gene encoding amyloid beta precursor protein binding family B member 2 isoform X12 — MAERKNAKALACSSLQERTNVNLDVPLQVDFPTPKTELVQKFHVQYLGMLPVDKPVGMDTLNNAIESLMTSSNKEDWPSVNMNVADATVTVISEKNEEEVLVECRVRFLSFMGVGKDVHTFAFIMDTGNQRFECHVFWCEPNAGNVSEAVQAACMLRYQKCLVARPPSQKVRPPPPPADSVTRRVTTNVKRGVLSLIDTLKQKRPVTETP, encoded by the exons ATGGCCGAACGGAAGAATGCCAAAGCCCTGGCCTGCAGCTCCTTACAGGAAAGGACCAACGTGAACCTTGACGTTCCCTTACAAG TAGATTTCCCAACACCAAAGACTGAGCTGGTGCAGAAGTTCCATGTGCAGTACCTGGGCATGTTACCCGTAGACAAACCAGTCG GAATGGATACCCTGAACAATGCCATAGAAAGTCTAATGACCTCATCCAACAAGGAGGACTGGCCATCAGTGAACATGAACGTGGCCGATGCTACTGTGACTGTCATCAGTGAAAAG AATGAAGAGGAGGTCTTAGTGGAGTGCCGCGTGCGGTTTCTGTCCTTCATGGGCGTCGGGAAGGACGTCCACACCTTTGCCTTCATCATGGACACCGGGAACCAGCGCTTCGAGTGCCACGTCTTCTGGTGCGAGCCGAACGCCGGCAACGTGTCCGAGGCGGTGCAGGCTGCCTGCATG CTGCGATACCAGAAGTGCTTGGTAGCCAGGCCGCCTTCACAGAAAGTTCGGCCACCTCCTCCGCCAGCGGACTCAGTGACCCGAAGAGTCACAACCAATGTAAAACGCGGGGTCTTATCCCTCATTGACACTTTGAAACAGAAACGCCCTGTCACAGAAACACCATAG